ATAacctttgtttcagtttgtttgatcTAATCCCTCATTTATAGTCATTTGTATCAgttaatattttgtcattttactttCAGTTTCTGACAGTTTATTTCCCCAACAACTGCAAAACATTGACCAGGCCTGTTCTTAACTCTTTGTAGTTACTGGGtccttcatgttttctgttttatttgtttttttgttcccaCTGACACCTGCATGAAGCTTACATGATGTGACCCCCCCTCCCAGTCCCCTTGTCTCTGCTCCACATGCCCCATCCACTTCCTCATGACCTCTGGACAGAGGTGTCCAAGGTTAGTAGTTCCTCCAGACatgaaataatcacatttaaacacaacGGTCTCTCTCAGAAGGTATTGAAACGTGAATTTAAATGACATTAACAGATGTTTTGAACGTTTTAATGTCATAGGCATCGAAAAACATCCTACTTTAAAACTGAATTATGCTCTCTCAAATTAATTAGTTTGAAgttgatatgaaaacatttgagcAACGtataacaaaacacatttgcacattGTGCACAAATATTTGGCAAGCCTCCATATACAGCAGAATAAagtatttacattattacaaTGAAAGCTATACATTTGCCAGATTGATACTTGAGCAACATTGGTGCGTATAATGAGATTTAAATCAAGTTCATTCATACAAAACACTACAAATACAAAAGTTGTGCCCAATGTGTGAAAATGCTTTATAATCTGAACTGGGGTAATCAGCTAAGGTGAAAATGTgggtatatattttttattctctgtCCCACATTGTCTGCAATCAGTCAGGATAAACATGTTGAGTATATAAAGGTACAAATTGACAGTTCTATATCTGCTTGAGATGACACTTAGAAATCAACCAATTGTCTTTAACCACAAGCTCAGCTTCCTTCATGTCACACAAGAGTTGAGTCTTTTGCAGTAATCCCTGACTTGCGAGCTAGGACACTCCTCATCTCATTGTTGACCCCATTCCAGGGTTTAGCCTGGGCCTGCAGTAGACCAGATTCAGTAGACAAGGTCCGGTGCATTCGAGGACAACTTCCGCCACTGCTGTATCCGTCTTTATCACTCAAGTGGCCCTGGGAACCTCCAGCGGGAGAGTACTGCTGTTGCTGGTACGGTTCTCGCTGTCTCGGGGTGCCACAGTGAGGGTGGGAGATCGGATGCTGCAGATGAGAGTGGCTGCGGTGCATCCGCGGTTTGTCGACGCCGATTTTGAGCTCACAGGGTCGGGAGACAGgtgtgctgctgctcctgtggTCGTTCTGGAAGAGGGTGTCGAGGTGGTCGGCGTGATAGTGCTTGGCAGTTCGGGAAGCTTTGACCAGAGAGTGGATCACAACGAGCAGTAGGATTAAGATCCCAGAGGAGAGTACGCAAGCGGTTGCGATGCCCGTCTCCACCTCGAATATCAGGAGCATAAAGATGGACATAGCTGCcaaggaagagaaacagaattTTTATACACAGAAACACTAAGTGACCAACATCTTTTATTTAGTACACCAAATAACTTTCAACAAAAGACATGAGAGTTGTTATTTTTACTTGTGTCTCAGTTTGCTGCTAGTTTCAACTGTTGctagtttttttatttccacatcaCTGCAAttgtttaacaaaaatgtatttaattttgtcGAAATATCATATAAAGGCAAGCTGTTCTTAGCTGAGTTGTCCTTTGTTTATCTCCAGGAAAAGGACTATGGACTCAGGCATGCTAAAGGAAGGGGGAGAAAAGCACAGCAGTGGGATGTGACGTGACTTCCTGAGCTGTTGGTGTTGCTTCTACAGTCTCCTGCTCTGCTACCTCTTGATTGAGGCCGAAGGGGAGGTCATTAGGGCGACACCTCCTCATCACAATGGAGTGACTGCCTCCAGTGACCCCCACAGTACAAGCCGCTCAGTGGAACAGCGCACCACAGCACTGCCAGGTCcagcattaaaaacacttaAGTCATGGACGCTGCTCAAAGAATGCATTGTTCTCTGGGACTCTCTGGACGGACCAGAGAGAAAGCAGCCGTGCTGGTTTTGCCTCTGCTGTTGAAAAATCCGCTGCACCGCCAATGTTTTGGACACTAGTTTTCAGGGTTTTGTGAGTTTGTTGGTAGAAGACTAAAAAGCACCCTGCATGCAAATTATAAAAGCTTGTTTTTCTGTACATGCCAGATTGGTCAACGTGTTCTTAAAGAGAAAATCCAGAATCTTCCTTTGTTCTTACCTGCCAAATAGACAGAAACCCCCAGGCAGAACAGTCCAATAGCCACATGTCGTACAGCTCTGCTATCCAAAAGAAACCAGTCTGCTCTGTGGAAACAAATGTCATGTGTTGAATGTGTCGTGCCTGAGATATGTTTACACTTAAACACTGCTACTGTAGTTTTCTCATCGCTGCATAAATGAAGACGATTTTATGCAACATAATTTCTGTGTGgaccattttcttttgtttcagttaATTGGACCTCTTTTAGctaaactttcctttttttccccctctcccctGATGAGTTTATACATCAGAACTGAAAGGCCTAAAACATTTGATTAATGAGCATTTGGGTGAGTTTAAATGCTGGATATTTTGAATAGCTCAttattattcacattttcttgGAATGTCCCCTCTGTCAGTCGGGAGGTCCCGGGGTATGCTGTTGGATTTGTAAACCGACGTGGGAAAGGGCCAGCTAGGGACTGTGCGCTGGGTGCATAATGAGAGGAAGGCCATTGTTTAGATGGGATTCATAGGGGTTGAGAGGTGGGGGTCGTTCAATAATACCGCAGCGAGGGCCTCTGCACTCTGACACACAAGGACGGCCCTTTAACGCTTCTGAAactatgttttcttttaatgaaacTTAAAACAGTCGACTATGATCCGCTGCGGTTAAAAGAGAACAATTAAAGAAGATGGTGTGGGCTCAGGCACAAACGCACACTAAACTGATTAAATGATAAGTTTCCACTTATAGCAAGAACTTTGTGCACTGACCGCGAGACCAGAAAGAAATGACCTTACGCAGGACATAATGCGATTCAGTGCTTTAGCCTCGTAATAATAACTATGTgtctttaaaacattatatttttgaAGAGGCATTAATTCAGCCTCATTACGTGAGGCTGCTCTTTGCGGTGGTGTTGTTCGCTGAGTGTTATATTTTAAGTTGttacatgttttgcttttctcatttgcatacacaaacaaactacaCCCTCAGAAATCCAGTGGAATTAACAAACTGTACCTCGAGCCTAGTGTCAACAACAAGATTTTAGAAAGCTTACCCCTGGCAGGATTTATTACAGTGCTGTTGTGTTGGATTGCATCATGCATCACAGAGGTTTCTATTTGCCTGGTCATTTCTCTCAAATCAACAAGTTGTTTAACTGAAATAGACCTTTTAtcacggcagccattttgaaaTGGGaaaagtaatgtaatgtaaaaacacGTTATTAACTAAGACTGTTATATTTGGACGTAGATAATTGATTAGTGCGATTAGCAACACCTGTGTTTACCAACTATTTCACGTGAAAATGGTATTTTATGCAGCTTAatgtgtttaaaggtgcaatacgtaagaattggccacaaATGGGGGCAGCGTAACACTAGAGCGCCTGCTAACTGTAACTTTAGCCGCTGTTAGCTTgttggctcagttagccatgctaACAACAGTGGATACCTCTTCAACACAGTACGTCTTTGAAACTACATGCTTACATACGCAGTAACGTTGCTATAGTATGACTTTTCATGATGACCTTTTCACAAAATCTATTCATATAATGTAAGCTAACAACGAGCTAGCATTAGCCACTTAAGATGCTGGTTATATCAGGCCGAGTAGGCcgaaaaaaagcagcaaacctGGATTGTATTGACTTGAGTAAGGGTGGGTTTTTTATAAACTCAACTTTAATATTTGTTTCGAGAAAGATTGTGTCTATTTCTTCTTTGAAAACGTGCTTAGTCCTGCTTCAAAGGTTGCTTTCCTACATATTAATATTGCAATAAACTGTACGGGCCATTAGGGCTGCGACTAACCATTATcttctcaattaatcaattagtcgtTTGCtctataaaatgctaaaaaaacagcaaaaaatatgttttccaaagcccaagatggcGTCCCCAAACATCTTATTTTGTACACAGCCCAACgatattcagttttctgtcaacGAGGAGTAAATAATCCTGAAAATATACAAATTTAACAAAGTGGAGTCTGGGaattttttagtatttttctcCTAAAACATTACTCCAACTGAATAATCAATTATGTAAAAACAGCTGATGGATTAGTTGAGGCCATCACAAGCCTTAAAACGTGACCGGGCCTGTCACGACTGACCGGAACTACCTGTTCTGGTCTATTTGGACCGACAGCAGCAGAACACCACAGCGAGTGAAGCGGCTCTCCTCGTTAACAAGACAGGTAGAAAGGAGCCGCGTTAGGTCTCAATACCTGTCcgtgtcctcctctcctctgcagacCTCTGTGGAGAAGTAGCTGTGGAGGAGACACACCGCCGCGGAGCTCAGGTGCAGGGTGAGCGACAGGGCGGACAGCACCGTGGACACGGGCAGCAGGACGGCCCACACATGAGCGGGTATGAGCGCGGAGGCGGACGGAGAGGGAGACTCCTTCACGGCCGCCTGTTGAGACTGGAGCTGGAAAATCAAAATGACCGATAAAACAGACATGATGGCCGATAAAATCCCCAGTAAAGACAGAACTATTAACGACCGCTGGCTGTATTTGAGCGACATGTTGGTTTTTCTCCAGAGAATAAACAAAGCCCCCCCTGTCCACTTCTTCAGCGCGCTTCTTCTCCAGCGATCCTAAACTCCCGTGAAGTGCGCAGGCATTGCAAGTGTGTATGAAATGtttgcctctctgtcctctctggaTGAATAGTTTTCTTTTCCCagcatggattttttttttttctttctgtcgtTGCAGGAGTTTGGCTGTTGTGGTGGCGGAGCTGCCCAGTCTGAGCATGTGATGTGCTTTAAATCCCCAGATTAAAAACTTCGCAACAACAATGGACTTTTTCTCCTGGATCCTCGGAAACAATGCGTTGACGTGCTCCTGAGGGAGGCAGAGCCCACTGACTAAACACAAAACACCCCCGGCTGGACAAAGGACATCAAAACTGTCCAATCCTGCTGCTAAGTTAATATCATTTGCATCTAATTAATATGCATTTTATAGTGAAAAtttcccccccccaaaaaaaagcATTGGAGTGGGGGTCTATCTTTAAGGATAAACACAcctcaaaatatcaaaataactcCTCATGACAATGGGGCTTATGGATTAACCTACATTTTTATGCTGTGGTGGCATCTTCATAAAGTGATTAAAGGATTATAACACCCCTTTTTAACATGCCATTTGTTTATCTTCTGCCTGAGACTAAAAGCAAAGTCTTCAGAGAGGAAAGCCAAATCAGtcccaaaaagaaaacaagtccTCAAGTGTCTCTGTGCAAAGGGATACCGAGGCAGGTGTACATTACAGCTAACTTTTGAGGAATTTGCAGCAGCGTCGGCGGCGACCTTAGCTAACCCCTCTTCATTGTGTACCCCCCTTTTATTCTTAGCAGCTCCTCAGACTCTCCGAATCTAATTAACTTTGCTCTTGTTGCCCTGGAAACAAGCacagtttattttctgttgcatCCAGTCACCTAAACCTTCACccacacttttacttttttacttttactcgcCTGATTTGTTAGAATTGACACTTAATATCAACCATACATACACGTCACATACGCACTACTGGACGGAAAACACCTTGACATACTTCAAGTCTGTGTGACAGAGGACTTATTGTTCTGTTAgaggttagtgtgtgtgtgtgtgggtgggtgggtgtgtgtgtgtttgtgtgtgtcaaggTGCAACCCTCATTCTGTTGAGATGTAGATAAGTGTAGCTATAAAGGTACACAATGTGAACAATTGCTCTCACACATGTACACTGACCAGGGAGGCTATTTCTGCATTCGACAGCCTCACCGCATGCTCTAAAAGGGTAGAGGCTGATCTTGTCGAAAGCAGAAGTGAGAagtttcaggaaaatgaaaaaaaaaaaaaaaaaagaaaagtggactTGATACGGAAAGTTCTCAAAGGCacctttatctctctctctctatagtTTCTGCTTAATAGCCTCGTGCgtttgaaatatttaataactGTGGTCGTGTTCAACTGATGGAGCTCTCACCGAGTTTAGAATGAATGTACGGAGAATGCGTTTACGTAAACACAGCGAGCGAACTGTATAATTCCCCCTTTAGCTGCAGGTGATTAACTTGCTGTATTTACAGTGTGTGCACTATTCCCTGTGGGATTGACGGTGGCCCACGCAGGTGAATCCTGGAGGTAAAGGCAGTCTGCAGGGATGTTGCTAACTATTGCATCAGATGCACAGTTTGAGCCACCTCTTGGGGATctcacagtctgtgtgtgtgtgagagagagagaaacagagttATTGTCCTCCATTGATGATGTGCGCTAATAAATTCTCACTATATTATTTATAGGAGGACATTGTCTCACGTCCAAATATAGTCAATAATGCAGCTTGTGCAGTGATTCAGTTATTACCTCTAAATATACACATTTAGATGACAGCATGCCGGTTTTCTACTGAGGTCTGTGCAGCAGTTTAGACACCCTGCGCCGAAGAAGACTATGTAATAGTTGTATTCCTCTTTAATTTCTGTGACAGAATGTCAGAGAGTTGTTGATTGAATTTACAATTATAGTTTGAGTTCGCAGCCTCAGTCAGCGTTCGGTTTAATAACCAAATTAAACTGGAATGCATTTTGACTGATCTAATCATAGCAGCAGCAGAATTTAGCCTCGATGCAGGGGGCGAGGCGACTGTGGCCAGATCATATACTGATGATACAGAGACACCGAACATATAGATACAGTGCATGACAGTTAATTAGTCTGCGGGGAGTCAGTGAATTGCCAAAGGACACTTCAGCACAAAGCCTGCTGATATACTTGAACCTTCCTCCTCAGGTTGAAGGACGGTCTATTGTACCAGAGGGCCGCTATGATGTGCAGAGCCCTTCAATGAATAACACTGCTTTTTGTTccaatgttattatttatttaatagaACCTGATTATGACAAGAActtaattaaaatgacatttcctTTGCAGAATACAGTCGATGTTCTGAGAAAGTCGATGTTAAAATGAGTTTTGTAATTATTCTGTAAATAACTGCTTTAAAGTTTCGATCAGATTCCCTGCGTGGTTCCTaaaatttcacacatttaagaGCAGACAGTGCAGCTTTACACAACCTTGAGTTAGTATAGGATTTTCACATAATATGGAGAAAAAGAAACTCACATCAGTGCCAATTTCCATTAAAATCATTCTGCAACCCCtgaaattaaaggtgcaagaAGAGGAAGTGTAAGTGTCCCAAACCTGTGTAATGAGATGCCCGCATGGGGTCGTGAGATGAATCTAAGGGGTCATGAGATTATTATCAGGACAGGAAACAAGAAAATGCAAAAGTCAACAAGGGGTCACAAATAGACATTGCTTTGTATTCAAGGGtaaccttttgtggctccagaggaagctgcatgtaatctgataaattgcctacCTTGATGTCCGTGGTTAAATTGCATTCTGGTTAATGTAGGCaacaggttttgaaaaacagtctactgctcCAGCATTACACTGAAACTTTTGGACTCATCATGGacaatttgaaaacaaatgatcaaaatcgatacagcagaaccagacatatcactttttcttttattccacacattcttcttccttttcaaaacctggagcctacattacccacaatgcaacttagcctcTGAGTGACAACACTGGAGGCACTTtaccagattacatgcagcttcctctggagccacaaaaggatttataatacttttttccccacatatgcagtagtactccacaagccctgtaaacacatttcaatgTGTGAAATTagtggcgttaccctttaaggtTAGGAATCTTTgcatcaggttttttttctacagCTACTCAAGTTCATTCACATGCATTATACGAGTGATCATATCTCTTTGTAGTCTC
This window of the Pagrus major chromosome 11, Pma_NU_1.0 genome carries:
- the tmem221 gene encoding transmembrane protein 221, translated to MSLKYSQRSLIVLSLLGILSAIMSVLSVILIFQLQSQQAAVKESPSPSASALIPAHVWAVLLPVSTVLSALSLTLHLSSAAVCLLHSYFSTEVCRGEEDTDRADWFLLDSRAVRHVAIGLFCLGVSVYLAAMSIFMLLIFEVETGIATACVLSSGILILLLVVIHSLVKASRTAKHYHADHLDTLFQNDHRSSSTPVSRPCELKIGVDKPRMHRSHSHLQHPISHPHCGTPRQREPYQQQQYSPAGGSQGHLSDKDGYSSGGSCPRMHRTLSTESGLLQAQAKPWNGVNNEMRSVLARKSGITAKDSTLV